CGTCGCGTCAGCATTTGTGGGGGCGGGACGAGCGGGCGGCATATCCGCGGGGGCCTCCGGGAGATCGCGCTGGGCATCGTGGGTCATGTCGTGGCCTCCCGAGAGGCGCGCCTGATCAGCCTCCGCTGTTCCAACCACCGGACACGAATTGCGTTCCGCAGCAGGCGCGGCTTCGCACTTGGTCTCCAAAGAGTCGGAAAGTTCGCTCGGGGCAGCTTCTATGCGCTCAGGTCGCCGGGCGGCTGGATTGGATTGCTGCTTGTATGACGCGCGTCGATCGGATCGTGGCCGGCGGCGGGCCCCCTCGTCGATCAGGCGGCGAAGGCGCTCCAGATCCAGGTCCCGAGGCCCGAGACCACCAGGCCGGTCAGCAGGCCGCGGACGAAGGCGCCGTGGCGTTCCCACCAGACTCGTTGCGAGCGCACGCGCTGGGCTCGGTCAATTCTTCGCTTCTGAAGGGCCATGGGGGTCGTCTCGCCGATCCGGCCATGCAAGGCAAGCGCTGTGGCCGCGCCTGGACGCTAAGCCGCGCTTTGCGCGGTCGGGCGAACCGGTGTCTGCTGCACGCAAGGGCGGAGCGCCGGGGGAACCATGCAGCAGACAAGCTTGCCGGCGCGGGTGGCGCTGATCGCCGCGGTGGTCGCCGGGGTCAGCTACATGGCTTCCTGGGACCTGCCGCTGTCCCAGACCGCCAGCCTGACCTGGAAGGGTGCGGGGGTCGCCTTGCTGGCGGTCCATGCGGCCCTGCGGGCGCGCGGGCCGGACGGCTGGTTGATCTGCGCGGTCATGGCCTTCGGCGCGGCCGGCGACGTGCTGCTGGGCGCGGCGGGCCTGGTGACCGGCGCGGTGGCCTTCCTGGTCGGGCACCTGATCGCCATCTGGCTCTATATGCGCAACCGGCCGAGCGAGGTCGCGCCCAGCCGGTGGCTTTTCGCCGCCGTCCTGGTTCCCGCGACCGTGGCTCTCGCCTTCCTGTTGCCGAGCGACCGGGCCGGGGCGCCGGGGGTGGCGCTCTACGCGCTCGGCCTGGCGCTGATGGCGGCCACGGCCTGGATCAGCCGCTTCCCGCGGCGGATGACCGGGATCGGGGCCGTGATGTTCGTGGTCTCCGACCTGCTGATCTTCGCCCGCGAGGGGCCGCTGGCCGGCCAGGCCTGGGTCGGCTTCGGGATCTGGGGGCTCTATTTCGCCGGCCAGGTGCTGATCTGCCTGGGGGTGACCCGGACATTGGCGCGTGACGCAGCGGAACACGATCGCCTCGACGACCGTGTTCCGCCAGAGACGCCCAAACCTTAGCGCACGACCACTTCGACCCGGCGCGCGGCGGCGTTGGAGGTGGATGTGTCGGTGGTCTCGACCGGCTTGACCAGTTCGATCGAGGCCTCCGCAACCCCGGCCGCGACCAGGGCGGCCTTGACCGCCTGCGCGCGGTTCTTCGACAGCTCTGCGTTCGCGGCGACGTCGCCCGACTTGTCGTTGAAGCCCGACACGACGAGCGAACTGCCGGCATGGCCGGCCAGATAGTCCTTCAGCCCGGTGGCGGCGTCGGTGAACGCCGGCGCGAGGTCGGTCTTGCCGGTGTCGAAATAGACCTTCACCACGGGCTTGCCGTCGCGGGTCTCGGCCGTGACTCCGGCGCCGGTCGGAATGGCGACGGTCCC
This genomic stretch from Phenylobacterium sp. LH3H17 harbors:
- a CDS encoding lysoplasmalogenase; the protein is MQQTSLPARVALIAAVVAGVSYMASWDLPLSQTASLTWKGAGVALLAVHAALRARGPDGWLICAVMAFGAAGDVLLGAAGLVTGAVAFLVGHLIAIWLYMRNRPSEVAPSRWLFAAVLVPATVALAFLLPSDRAGAPGVALYALGLALMAATAWISRFPRRMTGIGAVMFVVSDLLIFAREGPLAGQAWVGFGIWGLYFAGQVLICLGVTRTLARDAAEHDRLDDRVPPETPKP